CACTCCGCCGGTATTTAGCGCCGTCAGTATCGAGGCGATGAATGGTGCAGCCGTTCAGGTTGACCTGTCTGCCCACGCCAGTGATGCCGATGGCGACGCCCTGTCCGTCAAGGCGATTGGTGCATTGGAACATGGCACCCTGACCGCCGATGGCCTCACTTTGTCCTACGATCCGGCAGACGAGTTTGCCGGTACCGAGACCGTCAGTATTACTTTGACCGATGGCACCGATGACGTATCCGGTACCGTCACGTTAAACGCCTATCAGCAAATATCGTTGTCTGGTCAGATTGTGGATGAGCCGATTCCCGGCGCCATCGTCACCGTCACTCTGGGTGGCCGTGAGTTTCAGGCAATAGCCGATAGCAATGGTTACTACACCCTTGAGATTTCCGCCCTGAACCTGGAAAGCTACGTCAAAGTGAGCGCGACTGGCGGTGACGGTAGCGAGGGCAAAGGTATCGAGCTCGTCAGCCTGCTGGGTGAAATTGGCACGCTGATCGAATCCGCAGGTGAGGACCGCACCGTGGGTGGTGAAGGCGATACTCAGGCGAACGTCACCAACGTTACCACCGCGCGCTATGTACTGGCGTTGGATGCCAACGGCGGTGAAGAAATTGCCTCTGACGAAACTATGGCGGAAGTGGAAAAATCCATCGACGCCGATGCCTTGCTGGAAATTGCCGCGGTCATCAAGGTGATTCTGGACAACCCGGACTACAGCCTGCCGGAAGGCAAGGAAAGTGTGATTGACCTGGTGATGGATACGGAGGCCTACAATGCCTTTGTTGCAGAAGTCACCAGCGGAAACCCGGACGACAATGCGCTGACCCAGGCCATGGATCAGATAGTGAAGGATCCAGCGCTGGTTCAGGGCTATACCAGCGACAGCCTCGCTCACGTCTACTACGGCACTTTCCCTGCGGCGCAGGGGTTCCTGTCCCGTGGCGGTGAGCGCTATCAATTCAATACCAACGGTACCGGCAGCATCGCCACAGAACAGGGCGTGCAGGCATTTTCCTGGGCGCTGGAGAATGGCTCGATCGCCGTTACTTACGACGAGCCGCTGGAGACCTTCGGTTATTACGCCGCTACCGCAGAGCTGTTGGGTGAGGACGTGGCGAACCAGTGGGCAGCAGCCACCCAATCCGGTCAGATCGGCGCTACCCTTCGCTACAAGGGCATGAAATTTACCCGCCTGGTAGACGGTGACATTATCGATACGGTGTCGTACGAAAATATCTATGACCTGGATTTCGATATGGAGAATACGGGTATTTCCGCGCCGAATCAGATAGACGCTACCGGTCGCGGCCAGCAGCTCCTGCGGGATGCGGCTGCCTCACAACCGATGCCGATTGTGGCCGCCGACCTGCAGGATACCTGGGCGGTCGACAGTTACTACGAGTATTTGCGGTCTACCGTAGATGGTCCGCAGCCATTCACCAGCTACGCCGGTGACCTACTGCAGTTTGTAGAAGGTGGTACCGGTAGCGCGGTGCTGTCCGAGCGGAGCTTTACCTGGAAACTGATCGACAACGAAGTGCAGGTAACCTTCGACGATGGCACTACTCTCGCCGTGCAGAAAATTGACGAGGTGGGCGAGCTGAGCGCATTTTCACTGCGGACCTTTGATAGCCAGGGTCAGCTGATGGCGTTCAGTTACAACTTCGGGACCTGGCAGGATGACAGCGCTACGCTGACGCCGGAAAAGGTGATCACCGCCGAGGGGCATCACTGGGCTACTTTCGTCAACGGTTGGTCTGCGAACTACTGGAAAGACGGGGAATATCAGTACGTTGAAGGCTCCGGTTTCGGCTGGGAATTCAATCAGGATGGTACGTCAAGTAACGTTCAGTACTTCTATGATAGTGCTGACTATGACGCCGATGGCGACACCGCGGAAGTACTCGACAGTCGCTACTATGGTACCTGGTCCATCGGTAACGATGGTGTGCTGAGTGTGACACGTTGCCCGGGTGATGTATGTCGCAAGCGCGAATGGCTCGGCCTGCAGGCCTCCGAAGGCGAGATCGTCATTCTGGAGCGCGAGTACTTCCAGCAGTACGAAGGACTGGCGTTCCCGCCGCGTATCAATATTTACCGCGACTGGGCCAACCCGCAGGTTAACTGGAACCCAATTCCTGCCAGTGGACGTCTTGTGGCTTACCCCACGCGTCGGATCCCCGGAAATGACTAATTTGCCCTAAATGGCATGACTGCAAAAAAAACCATTGCCACCCGGTGGCAATGGTTTTTTTCGTTTAGTGACGGGGAAATAGAATTTCTGTGCCCAATTGTGTTGTGACCACAACCCGGATTTTCCCGTTATCTCGGGGCGGTTAAATACACCTTGTCATGGCGCTGGAAAAATTTCCATGTTCGCGTACGGTTGCTTCGGACTTCCCCCGCCGTTTAGATGCCTTCGTCCACTTCCAGCGCAGCTAGGAACAGTTGCACTGCCGGTTGCTCCGATGCGCTGCTCTTGAACGTCGCAGCATTCTGGATCTGGTAGCTGAAACGCTCTGGCCTGAGTACCACTAGTTCACCTCTTTCTACGTAGGCTTGAGCCAGATATGACGGCAGGAAGCCGATAAATTTTCCCGACAGGATCATCGCCAGGCGCGCAGCCATGTGGTTGGCCGTGGAGCGGTTGGGAAACAAGCGGTACAGGTGCGCTGCACCGGAGAGCACCGCGTGGCTGGGGGCTGCGAGTTCCTGTTCGGTAAGGGTTTCTTCCGGCGGGTTGGGAATGTCGGCACAAGGGTGGCTGGCACTGCAGTAAAGCATCGACTGGTGACTGAACAGCGGCTGGTAACTGAGACCCGGGCGACGCGAATGCAGCGGATTGATACCCACATCGGCGCGACCGGCGAGAATTTCCAGTTCCAGCTGGTGGGGCGCAGCTAGTTGCACATCCAGCTGCAGTTGGGGCGCGCGCTCGCGCAGGCGCGCAAGGGTTGCAGGCAGGTCCAGCTGCGGGATCTCCAGCACGTCGTCCGGCAGCACCATGCGCAGCTCGCCAGTGAGTTGCGACTGGATGGCATTGACTTGGCTCCGGAACTGGGCGAGGTGCCCATCCAGTTCCTCGATGGCCTGGAACAGGGCTTCGCCTTCCGGGGTGAGTTTGAAGTCCGCGCGTCCGCGGGAGCGCAGGCACAGCTGCATGCCGAGGCGGGCTTCCAGGTCGCTCAGATGCACGCTGATGGTGGAGCGGCTGATATTGAGTGCGACTTCCGCCGGCGCGAGGCCGCCGGCGTGCACCACTTCGCGGAAAACCCGCAGCAGGCGCAGGTCCATATCGCTCATGCGTCCGGACAGTGCGGATTTGGCGGATTGCCTGGGGCTGGGTTTGGACGTTGGGGGCACGTGCGTCACCGGTTGAGCCGTTGTCTGGAGACGTTAGCGCAAAGTTTGATTTTGGTAAATTCTAGTTTCAAAGATTTCACTATTCGCGGCTGAATACCCGGTCCAAAATCCTGAATACGTTGGAAACAGTGATTTTTAGGGGTATTCGATGGATCTGAACAATAACCAATTGTTGAAAACCCAGAACTATATCGATGGCAATTGGACTGACGGGGTCGCGAAGTTAGCGGTTACTGACCCGGCAATCGGCAAACTGGTGGCGGAAATCGCCGATGGCTCCGCCGCAGATGCGGAGCAGGCGGTGGCCGCAGCCCACGCGGCCTTCCCGGCATGGAGCCGCAAGACCGCGGGTGAACGCGCGGCGGTTCTGAAGCGCTGGTACCAGCTGATTGTGGATAACCGCGAAGATCTGGCGCGCCTGCTTACCCTGGAGCAGGGCAAGCCACTGGCGGAAGCCCTGGGCGAGATCGATTACGGTGCCTCGTTTATCGAGTGGTTTGCCGAAGAGTGCCGCCGCGCCTACGGGCAGACCATTCCTACCCACAATCCGGGCATGCGCCTGTCCACCATTCGTCAGCCGGTGGGTGTGGTGACCTGTATTACCCCGTGGAATTTCCCCAATGCGATGATCACCCGCAAGGCGGGCCCTGCCCTGGCGGCGGGCTGTACCGTGGTAGTAAAGCCGGCGAGCGAGACCCCGCTTTCTGCACTGGCGTTGTGTGCATTGGGTGAGCAGGCCGGTCTGCCGGCGGGTACGTTGAATGTGGTGGTGGGTTCGGATTCCGCCGCCATCGGCAAGGTGCTGACACAGGATCCCCGCGTATCCAAATTCACGTTCACCGGTTCAACGCCGGTGGGCAAACTGCTGATGGCGCAGTGCGCGAGCACCGTGAAGAAGATGTCCATGGAGCTGGGCGGCAACGCGCCGTTTATCGTGTTCGACGATGCGGATATCGATATGGCGGTTAATGCGTGTATGGCGAGCAAGTTCCGCAACGCGGGCCAGACTTGTGTGTCTACCAACCGTATTTATGTGCAGGAGTCTGTGCATGATGCGTTTGTGGATAAGTTGGCGGCGGCGATTGAAAAGCTGCAGGCGGGGCATGGCCTTGAAGAGGGCACGACTTTGGGGCCGTTGATTTTCCGTCGCGCGGTGGACCGGGTACACGGTCTGGTGGAAGAGGCGGTGGCCAATGGTGCTAAGTTACGTCTGGGTGGTGATTTCCTGTCGAATGGCGAGAACTATTACGCGGCGACCCTGCTGACGGACGTGGACGATTCCATGCGTATTTCCCAGGAGGAAATTTTCGGGCCGCTGGCGGTGGTGCAGAAGTTTCGCGAGGAAGAGGAAGTGATCCAGTGCGCCAACAATACGCCGTTCGGGTTGGCAGCCTATGTGATGAGTGAAAACATCCACCGGGCGAATCGCGTAGTAGAGGCGCTGGAGTACGGCATCGTGGCCTGTAACGCGGGTGTGTTCTCTACCACGGTGGCGCCATTCGGGGGGATCAAGGAATCCGGCATCGGCCGCGAGGGAGGCGTTGAAGGTATGGCCGAATTCTACGAAACCAAGTACTGCTGCTACGGCGTTTAACACCGGAGCGAAGGAGCGCGGAGTTCCAGCTCCGAAAATGGGCCGAAGGCCAGCAAATTTGCGTGTCTAGTTAACTGCTGTGGCGGCAAAGCACCGGGGATTGGTTTTCGAAACCGGGCTAGGCGCCCCCCTTCAACCCATCCCTGGGCGCTGCGGCGGCGACTTCCCTGTCGCCGACGCTTTCGAAAACCAATCCCCGGCACTTTTCCTTCGCTTCTGACCGGGTTACTTCGTCAGAATGATTTTGAAAATTACTTAATGAACTCGGAGTGAGTCATGTCCGAACTGAATACCGAACTAAATACCCAGGCATTCTGGATGCCCTTCACCCCAAACCGTTCTTTCAAGGCGGCACCGCGGATTGTCGAGCGGGCGGAAGGAATCTATCTGTTTGAAAAATCCGGTCGCAAGATCATCGATGCCACCGCCGGACTTTGGTGCTCCAACGCCGGCCACTGTCGTTCGGAAATTGCCGAGGCGATCCACCAGCAGGCGTTAAAGCTGGATTACAGCTCGATTTTCAATTTCGGTCACGAGCTGAGTTTTGAATATTCCGAGCGTCTGGTGCAGTACACGCCGGATGGACTGAACCGTGTGTTCTTCGGGAACTCCGGTTCCGAGGCGGTGGAGTCCGCATTGAAAATTGCGCTGCAGTATCAGCGTGCGCGGGGAAAAGGTACCCGCACCATGTTTATCGGTCGCGAGAAAGGCTATCACGGGGTGAATTTCGGTGGGATTTCCGTGGGCGGCTTGCCGCCGAATTACCAGACGTTCGGCCAGCCTGTGAAGGCAAACCATATGCGCCATACCCTGGACATCGAACGCAATGCGTTCACTAAAGGGCTGCCGGAACATGGTGTTGAACTGGCGGAGGATCTGGAGCGTCTGGTCGCCTTCCACGGTGCGGATCAGATTGCGGCGGTGATTGTGGAGCCGTTCTCCGGCGCTGGGGGTGTGGTATTGCCGCCGAAGGGATATCTGCAACGTCTGCGCGAGATCTGCGACAAGCACGATCTGCTGCTGATTTTTGATGAGGTAATTTCCGGCTGGGGTCGCACGGGTTCGCCGTTTGCCGCTCAGGAATTCGGGGTAACACCGGACATGATCACCTCGGCCAAAGGTATTACCAACGCGACCGTGCCCCTGGGTGCGGTGTTTGTGAGCGACAAGATTTACAACACGGTAATGGACGCGGCGCCCGAGGGTGGGGTGGAGTTTTTCCACGGTTACACCTATTCCGCCCATCCGGTAGCTTGTGCTGCGGGTATGGCCACT
This is a stretch of genomic DNA from Microbulbifer bruguierae. It encodes these proteins:
- a CDS encoding LysR family transcriptional regulator encodes the protein MPPTSKPSPRQSAKSALSGRMSDMDLRLLRVFREVVHAGGLAPAEVALNISRSTISVHLSDLEARLGMQLCLRSRGRADFKLTPEGEALFQAIEELDGHLAQFRSQVNAIQSQLTGELRMVLPDDVLEIPQLDLPATLARLRERAPQLQLDVQLAAPHQLELEILAGRADVGINPLHSRRPGLSYQPLFSHQSMLYCSASHPCADIPNPPEETLTEQELAAPSHAVLSGAAHLYRLFPNRSTANHMAARLAMILSGKFIGFLPSYLAQAYVERGELVVLRPERFSYQIQNAATFKSSASEQPAVQLFLAALEVDEGI
- a CDS encoding aspartate aminotransferase family protein, which encodes MSELNTELNTQAFWMPFTPNRSFKAAPRIVERAEGIYLFEKSGRKIIDATAGLWCSNAGHCRSEIAEAIHQQALKLDYSSIFNFGHELSFEYSERLVQYTPDGLNRVFFGNSGSEAVESALKIALQYQRARGKGTRTMFIGREKGYHGVNFGGISVGGLPPNYQTFGQPVKANHMRHTLDIERNAFTKGLPEHGVELAEDLERLVAFHGADQIAAVIVEPFSGAGGVVLPPKGYLQRLREICDKHDLLLIFDEVISGWGRTGSPFAAQEFGVTPDMITSAKGITNATVPLGAVFVSDKIYNTVMDAAPEGGVEFFHGYTYSAHPVACAAGMATLDIYDREGLLTRAAGDIGKHWEKALHSLADLDNVIDVRNYGLVGAIELRAPENLKGKFGAKASALAWEAGVMARGIGDALCMSPPLIIEAHEIDEIVTRLREVISGLQ
- a CDS encoding Ig-like domain-containing protein, which encodes MKLRLLSIALAAAVTGCGGGGGSNNDGGGDMLPQNTPPVFSAVSIEAMNGAAVQVDLSAHASDADGDALSVKAIGALEHGTLTADGLTLSYDPADEFAGTETVSITLTDGTDDVSGTVTLNAYQQISLSGQIVDEPIPGAIVTVTLGGREFQAIADSNGYYTLEISALNLESYVKVSATGGDGSEGKGIELVSLLGEIGTLIESAGEDRTVGGEGDTQANVTNVTTARYVLALDANGGEEIASDETMAEVEKSIDADALLEIAAVIKVILDNPDYSLPEGKESVIDLVMDTEAYNAFVAEVTSGNPDDNALTQAMDQIVKDPALVQGYTSDSLAHVYYGTFPAAQGFLSRGGERYQFNTNGTGSIATEQGVQAFSWALENGSIAVTYDEPLETFGYYAATAELLGEDVANQWAAATQSGQIGATLRYKGMKFTRLVDGDIIDTVSYENIYDLDFDMENTGISAPNQIDATGRGQQLLRDAAASQPMPIVAADLQDTWAVDSYYEYLRSTVDGPQPFTSYAGDLLQFVEGGTGSAVLSERSFTWKLIDNEVQVTFDDGTTLAVQKIDEVGELSAFSLRTFDSQGQLMAFSYNFGTWQDDSATLTPEKVITAEGHHWATFVNGWSANYWKDGEYQYVEGSGFGWEFNQDGTSSNVQYFYDSADYDADGDTAEVLDSRYYGTWSIGNDGVLSVTRCPGDVCRKREWLGLQASEGEIVILEREYFQQYEGLAFPPRINIYRDWANPQVNWNPIPASGRLVAYPTRRIPGND
- a CDS encoding NAD-dependent succinate-semialdehyde dehydrogenase translates to MDLNNNQLLKTQNYIDGNWTDGVAKLAVTDPAIGKLVAEIADGSAADAEQAVAAAHAAFPAWSRKTAGERAAVLKRWYQLIVDNREDLARLLTLEQGKPLAEALGEIDYGASFIEWFAEECRRAYGQTIPTHNPGMRLSTIRQPVGVVTCITPWNFPNAMITRKAGPALAAGCTVVVKPASETPLSALALCALGEQAGLPAGTLNVVVGSDSAAIGKVLTQDPRVSKFTFTGSTPVGKLLMAQCASTVKKMSMELGGNAPFIVFDDADIDMAVNACMASKFRNAGQTCVSTNRIYVQESVHDAFVDKLAAAIEKLQAGHGLEEGTTLGPLIFRRAVDRVHGLVEEAVANGAKLRLGGDFLSNGENYYAATLLTDVDDSMRISQEEIFGPLAVVQKFREEEEVIQCANNTPFGLAAYVMSENIHRANRVVEALEYGIVACNAGVFSTTVAPFGGIKESGIGREGGVEGMAEFYETKYCCYGV